Within the Vanacampus margaritifer isolate UIUO_Vmar chromosome 8, RoL_Vmar_1.0, whole genome shotgun sequence genome, the region GCCTACCCAATACAGCTGCGCAGTTGCTGGGTGCATGACTCGTCATATTGTCAACCAGTAAGGCAGACGTTTGCTTGTCAAAAAATAAGTCCCACTCGTTACACTTCTATTTGAAGTAGTTAAACAGCGCAACGTTTGCAAACCTGTCTTCTTTCAACTCTTGCATGACACCGCTGCGCCTGCAAACTGTTTTGCAAGCCGTTCCCTCCTGTGGTCTGTGTGGCTTTGCAGACTTAAATTGTAGTATCTGTCGGCTTTGTAAGTGAACGCTTGTGGCCACATCTCTCCAAACAAAAAGGAATGGAAAGTATTGTGACTTTGTCTTTGGTTTTAGTAGCTGCTTCCGGCATTCTTTTGCTATACTGGGAGTGCGCTGTAATAAACGTGTGAGAAATGCAATTCTTTTGATTGACGCCTAGAAGTGACATCATGGAGCAGCGTCTGTGTACAGGTCACCGCTAGTCAGTTGGTATGCACACACGATAAGACAATAAAAGAGTTTAGCATTTTTCGTTTGCATTGAAGTCGAGTAAGGCAACCAAGATCACTGTTCACCTTAACAGTGAGCAGCATTCCGTACCTGGAGACAGCAAGCAGATGGCCATCAGCAGTACGTGTTCCTCCTCGTGCAGGCTGAGCTTCTTGAGGCCCACCTGGAACTTAACCAGCGGCTCCAGCAGCTCCAGAGTGTGGCCCGCTAAAGCACAACAGATTTAACATGGCACATTAGGATTTTGCTCAATCTGGTGAGATTCCAAACAGTAGCATTATTATGACTAAAAGTACAGTTTGCAGTGTCTTAAAATTACACTATATCTCATTGCAGTGGTACCGAAGTATCGAGGAGTATTTGGACTACACTAAAAATCATTTAGTGTAGAAAGGCGGTCCCGTACTAAAATGAGCCATTGGGCAAAGACAAAAATTGGCAGTGTGGCTTCGAGTGTACATGTGGTAGCATTTAGACTGACCTTTGGTGACATCACTGATCTGGTATTTAAAGTCGGGCGCACCGCAGCTCCAGGACATGTCTTCCAGGTTGAAGCTCTGATTTGAGCGCAGCATGATCACCTCAATGGCACTTGACTTCAGCAAGGCGATCTGATCCTCTGCAGTCAGCTCTCTGCAAGAGAATATGCTAATATGTTAGCAAACTGCAGCTGTTACACTAAATTTCAAGTAATTGAACAAATTATGTCACTTTAGTTTGATGATACTAGAGGTGGGACAATACAAGTAACGATACTATGACAATATGTGGCCTATGATAACGATAATATCCCAATACACGATATATTATAAGAAATTTTCTCAACGATATATCACAATATTCAGTATGTGAGTGACAGTTCTTCTTCGCCAATAGAGTCTAGACACCAGTTCGCCACTGCTTCTGCCTACTTTACCACCAtttagggcagaggtgggcatcgagggccgcagtcctgcaggttttgcgtgttgcccttctccaacacaactgatatatgatcagctcatcagcaagctctgcataagcctgataacgatcctgttgattggaatcagcttgtgttggaagtgggAAACCtactaaaacctgcaggactccggccctcgaggaccgagattgcccacctctgatttagGGGATTAGCGCCCCCACAAACAGGACAGGAGAGATTAAGTACTGACAGTGACAGCAAAGGATCACAAAAATCACGGTTCGGATTGgctcacggatttgagtcacagatcAAATCGTTTTTGggatcagaaaacaaaacaagataaattgatgtattttataaaaagacttttgcccattaaataataataataatttaaaaaagcaaatcaaaatgtctaattttgtcgtttaggatttaggaacacaaatttaagtgcaataagagtcagatacattcttattttatacctGGTCCACATATAAAATAACatggtattaatggcttaaagttgttttcctaaaatctaaacatcaatatttgacattttgagttgaatgtttttatttatggaaaagggtgttttataaaaataaatgtagacaaagtttaattatctttttttttaattttttttataatgaacaagacaaagtgcaatttaaggcacattctctTCCTTTAAACaaggagagtgaattacaaagtaccCTAGGCCCAGGATATTGACAAAGTAAAGAAAGAAAGCCAGGTAGGTGTCACTCATTACTGTTGCCAGACCTTTTTtcacttcagggccaccgtaccaGAAAGgcactaatgctaacactagctgctagccactaaccTCGGAGACTTGCggcgtatcatacaatgacgatGAAATTAACTAGCtgtttcttagcatcctaaattagtgattaaatataaatgtacatGGCATTGTGATAAtgttggtagaaaatatgtaatttaaataaaaacttcgaTATGTAAGCCAACATGTCGAATAAAGGAAGTCAAAGCTGGCGGTCACGTCGCCGCGCAGGccaatttcaaagtaaaagcccacCAAAGCAATTGCATTGGCTTTCAAATATActatattgtttatttggttgttactaacataatatatgagattcatttttcaaaaatcatttccagtttaataaattttgtagaaactttatttatttacgtcGCAAGTTTGCAACACATTCAGTGCGCAGCGACGTAAAATGTGAAACccctggaaacaaaaaaaaaagtgaaacccctataaagaaagcaaggcaagctttgtagcgttcctaaagaaacaacatgcgatcgggagagtcaccctccaccacgccgttctctcgtcattcaccagatgcattcaagagttttgagcgtccctttaggaacgctccGAGACTTAACTAGCTTTCTTTATTGGCGTTTCACATTACTCGAcaagagagccagccgccattctacgtcactacgtaCTGAATgcataaagtttctacaaaatgtattgaactagaaatgatttttgaaaaaatgaatctcatagttatgttagtaacaaccaaatatatAATATGGAGCAAACGTGTCATTACAGTCGAGGTTCCTTTTAAGCGTGAAAAGCATAGGCAAACAAACattccaaaagtaatccaaccACATCTATCACTTGCAGTTAATGGCAATGACAACTGTCAGGAAATACAGGCCCCGGCTCGTTTTAGCCCAGACTTTTTGGACGACCCCGAGACGTGACACAATTCTTCCTACAAACAGGCAGTTTGTAATGTGTGACAAAATAGTGACGGAAAGGATATTGTTCAATCATTAAAATATTGCAGTCCATGTCACTGAATAACATGATGATAGGAGACTGCAGAACCTTGAACTCGTGAAATATTGTAGGAGTGGGAAGAGTTTCCATAATGAGGAGGTCATCAACTTGTTAATaaggaacaaaaacaagaaaatgctaCACAGACCAAAATGtggatttaaaatagaaagtggtGCCAGTGTGACGCCAACAACAGTCATCCGATTGCAGTTTCTCTTTTAATGCATTGGCCGACCCATTATTTCGgatgtgaacatttttttccattccctCAATTAAGTGCTCCAAGTTTTCCCCGTTTGTGAGTCagcttttccccccctttttttctttttttgcagaggagGGGAAAGCACTCACTAAATTGTGTTGCATATCCATTCTTGTTACCTTTTTGAGAgacgggaagaaaaaaaaaaatccggcaTGCTGGTTGATTTCTacattgtttaaatttcaaaacctttctcccccattggaaataatTTCAAGCGAATTTATTATTGCCAGGCACACACAGCTGCCATCACAAAACTTGTATTTAATCTACAGGCAGTGTTTTAAGTAGCCTTTTAAAGTCGACAACTATATATGTATACCCAGTTAAACAAAAATCGAACAAAAAAGCACACTCTTTGAAGATACCACATAATGGCGGGAGAACAGAATGTTGTTTGTgccgtttgtgtgtgcgtgggtgtgaGACTACAAACACAAGATTGTTGTTGTATGGTTTAAGTACTTTGATGTTCAACACAAATCGCTTTTAGTGAATAAGATCACATGCCAAAAAATATAATGGGTGTATACAGTTGATGTACTGATACGTCATTAACTGCATTGCTCAATTGGTAATGTCACTTTATGCTTTTGCGGTTATCAATACCACTTTCCGTTTTACCATCACTGTTGTCCTTGTCTGCCTTGGTGGCGTCATGTTTTAACTCAAGCGAGAGTACTGTTATTTTAGAATAATAAGGCTCAAgtaagcataaaaataaatgttcttacAAGCAATTACTTAAAAAGTAAAAGTTTGTAAATATTTGGTGAGACAACGTGGCCATTTTTAGGTAGGACATGTGAGAGCGCATTACATAGCTGTTCTTTTTCATAATCTGTAAAGTAAACAGATTGAATGTAAAGCCAGGGCTGTTGTGCTTCCTCTGACTGAGAGGCGAATGTTGTTGCCTCTGTTGTTTCTGCCATGCTTCACAGAAATTAGTCACTTTGCTTATGTATGGGCTGGGCCGTGGAGGATTAGTGGGTGGTCATGTGGTTCCATTTCATTGTTAAAATGGAGTCAAACGTCACTAGTGGTTACCCGAGGCACGAGTCTCTCTAACAAACCTTCCAAAACAATcccacaaacaaaaatagattGATAAAAATCTGCATAATAAGCAGAATGAAGCTTAATTTAACGGCGTAAAATTATGtttcttcttaactcattcactcccagccattttcactgaagccaccccctttgctcccggctgttttactggattttgactgattttgcaaggctcacagaatattctgttctatcgctataaaaacataaacgaaagattagagtctctcttTTATTAGgggaaaaagtacatttctatctgtttccgttttaaagccattagcattcaaatatagctaagtttcatcattattcacaaacctgttgaaaacacagctttttgcaacctggccctggttgatcttttttactctgctgccacctgctggccgtttttgtaataactatcattgcttcaagcattctcagTTCAGATGCTGTGTCAAAGCttactgtatgctctagcataaaaacatataaatacgtctttgggagcatgataatatttaaatggaatgtatacgtttttgggtagaaaatgagttaactaaaaagtactgtatgttGCATAAAGACTACTCTGACAAATACAACTTGCAAAACAAATGAATCATGACACTGTGACAGGAGAATGAACATGTACCTGAAGCCTGGGATCATCTTTGCAAATCCGATGACCTTCTGAATGCTGTAGGACACCAGGTCGGCCAGGTGGGGCAGCATGGAGAAACTGGAGGCTTCCTCTTCACTGGAGTCAGGGCTGCTGCCCTGCTCCTGATACATCATCATCAAGTTGTTGAAGTTCATTTTAGTGTCAACCGATTCTGCAACaaaagtatgtatatataaaaaaaaaaatcttgtatgAATacaaatgctaagctaattgaATAGGCGGCAGAACACGAGTAGAAAGGGGATGAAAGCTTGGACGTCAGCATTGGAAACACGTGAAGCTCTTCAACATCACTGGGGTTATTTTCAGTCATTTGCTGGCGCTGCGTGTCGGCTATGTGACCATGCCTCTCGCTGTGTGCACCGCATTAGTGACAGATGCATTAATGAACTCATGTTTACAAGCGAACGTCAGGTGTCTGCAGGGTATGAGGCCTTCAAAGGATTTCTGAGTAACGCAGTACAAACAAGTTATACAAAGCGACGGAATAAGAGCAAAATAGCTGGCTTGAGTCAATTATAAATATTAGTCTTTTCTAAACAGATTCTATAATCATAAACGCAGGTTCACATCTTCTTCTTGATGGCTCTTGCATGGGGATTTATGTAACTTTGAAATGTAACATTTGCTTCTTAAGGCAACTGCGCTGGAAGGTCTATTTGAATGATTTGAGCCAGCAGCCACTGTTGATCTTGAGCGAGCCTCTCACCCGGAGAGTGACTGAAGGAATCCGAGGAGGCGTCCGACAGCGAGTGGAGGGAAGCGGCTCTGCTGGCACTACGTGTCACTGGCCCTTCGCGCACAGGAGGCTAGACGTGGAGACAAAGAACATGGCAGGATATTATTGACTGGACAAATGAGTAACATGAGGATCACATCTGTATTTCTATCGCAGGCGACAAGAGATGAAGCGGTGTTTATGTTGTTAACACATTTAACACTCAGCATGATAATTATGAGGTCAGCTGTTTGTATAACTACTTTTGCCTTGCTTGAGTGTTGCAGGATTAACAAGGCTACGTTCCTGGGGCGAGTGATGCAGATGCTTTACATCAAGCCACGCCCAGCGCCATTTGTTTTTCACCCCCCCGTAAAGATGTGTTCTCGTCGTGTTTAATCATTTTCCCTTCTATCACATCTGAAGATGTGCGAGTCATGTATCTTGATTTGTCATCGCGATATTTCAAGACTAGACCCAAACCTACCTATTGGTGGATTAATTCTTTTGTTTTgcatgagcaaaaatattttactatgCCGAAGGACTTTAAGCCCTGTGTACAGAGGTACTTTACAAGACACTTTCATCATTTATTATCAGTACCCTAGTGACCGTTGTTGTTATGGTGTTTGTACTGCTAatacaggtacataaaaatacacagtgGGTTTACTTTTGTACCAGTAcgatgatatatatttttttgaatatcGTTGAAATTAATTAATGGGTTTTTAAAACGAAAGCAGTTCTCTCCCATTTCCTGCAAACTCTTCAGGTGTCCTGTCAATTAAAGGCTACAAAACCAAAAATATActaaacaaatacattaaattaaaataaataaactgaaaaaaTCTAGTACACACTGCCCCTTTTAATGTATTTCAAGtcgttgttttatatttaagccctccaagtgttttttttagggatagaactgggcattttgacgaatatctgtgaattggcctttttttcaaaatctaatGACCAATAAAAGGTAAagttaaaactattttaatctcagggaatatattttttttaaatttataagagatgctgctgacactgggaaactttttattttttaaaaaaaaaaaaaattgtttgacattaaaacagaaatgtcaaagtttaagattttaggtatttttacattttggagaaaaaaaccctgtagatttaagtttccatttaactttttaaaatgtactgaTAAACTTGggagtagtgttaattttatccgccattttaaaattttgtctcagttttagtccagttttaatcacgcttgttagtttttatcagaGTCAACCATATCCCGTTTTTAATTAGTGAAtagactataaatctagcattttagtattttatttttttttatataaaaaacaatttaacacacaattacagtggctactatggctccatgctaggAGCAAGTaaattagctagcattagttagtggttggattaacattattgatgGAATGTTACAGCCGTTGGATTAACGTTACATTACTATaactacatatattttttaccaCCTTTCATCGTAAAACCACCTCcagtctgtcccatgtgtttgtgcatgttgcactcgctagctagctagctagctgcagatttgaaagggggtgtgtcacatgacagattagcagagacaagattttataaatcatataatttttgtctcgtttttgttcatgaactaaaatgtctatATATTTTAGTCcactttttattaagtgaagtacattttcgtctcgtctttattagtcgatgaaaatgcatactgatttagtcctagttattgtttattaatgaaggttttagtctagtctagtctaaatccggtgaaaaatgtgtgttgacaaaataatttttgtttagtttttgttgacgaaattaacactacttgGGAGCtcgctgaacttttttttttttgcaaatttaaaatgaagtctattgtctaagacaaaaatgaaaacattttgagaCTTTGAAACATTTTGAAGTCTGAAAATGTGTTCAGTAAGCAATAatgcattttgtataaaaaaaaaactgatgccaatatcagtttgttttttttactcaaaatgaTTATCAGCTTCAAATATCGTTTATTGGcccccttgactactaataatcggcatctgTATAGGCCCTGAAAAAACAGTCTATCTACAAATAGTTACTGTAATACTGATTTTACAACTGTGTTTGCGTAGGTTCGTGATGGACTACGATGTGGTCCCACTTGCGTACAAATTCTGGTGGCACCACCGTCGTGGGAACGCAACTCTGTCATGGACAGGATAGGGCCCcctatatttatttagtttactaCATGGTGGTGCTGTTGTTAGCAAAACATGATCCGTTTGTTATTAGATTGCAGAATGTGACACAAACCCGAAAGCGGCAGAAGTCGGAGTAGGAGTCGTCGAATGTTTTGTGGTGCGCCTCCACCAGCGTGGCAATGACTTGACTCTGTTCGTCGCTGAGCCGAGGTCGCCGCGCCTCCCTCTCCGCTTCGCGTTGGGCCTCCTCGTCCTTTCGCCGCTGAATGAGGTCCTTCTTCCTCTGCACTTCCTCGTCTGTTAGGATAACTGAGGCGTGGGAGCGTGCAAAAAGACAAATTCAAccgttcatttattttatttttgttttcagacaATTAACTAATCTATAGAACGAAGGTCATCGCATCTTTGCATAACGTATTTTGAATTGTGATGACAGCTATGTCAATAAAGCACTGGGCGGGGGAGTTGTTGTTCTCCGGAGGAAGAGAATGGGAGGGGACCAGTCCACATGGAGACCCCCGCTGCACTGGACAACTGAGAACATTGTCTTTGTTCTGTGGGCTCCTTGTTGTTCCAGCCACTGAATTAGCTCACAGAGAGCCAGAGAGAGCCAGAGTAAGCGAGCTGGCCGTCAATAACACGCTGCTGTTTTTTGAAACACAACATAACAGAGGTACCGGCCTAAGGTTCCTATTCATATGCACAACCAAAGCGATGCATGCCACAACTCTTGTGGAAATCCCCGCTAATAAACTGGAACTGGGAGGTTTTTGGATAAAAGTGGCTTGTGGACAATGAGCGGATATGAGGAAACAAATATTGCGTTTACTTCTATTCACACACTCTACATACAAAACAAAGGGGAAAAAGAGGCCTCAGCAAATTGTACGGAACAGCAGATGTTTGAACTTCAGCTGGAGAATAATTAGTCTTTACAATGCGGACTGGGCTGACTCCACTAGTTCAAACATGTCAACACTCTAATGGGGGCAAAAACCCAGAGATACTTGACCCTAGTCCAAATATTAGGTAATATTTGAAAGCCATCTTGTGACCCCTCACACACCTGAGAGTCCACTTACTAAGGAGAGTAGTGTTTcaacaaacaatattttgtaaTCATCaggttattatattttaaaagataGAATTCTATAGCATTCCAACAATATTTATGGTTGATTTTCACATTGACAGGAAAATATACCGTATGATCCCGTGTATAATatgaccccccgcccccccaatcacccttaaaaagttgttttttttctctgtacttgTCTGTGATGGCATCCTTTTATATTACAttacaagttttacttctttctgcccaatttcattcattttctttaaataaataaataaataataggggTGCATCGAAGTTTCTGGCCGATctccgatcttttaaaaagtctgacctgccaatcCCGATTTTTGCAGATTTCGATTTTTTCCATAACAGCATAAcaactgaataaaatattttacatttactacTGAAATGACCAGAAAGACGACTGTAAATAACATCCAAACTTTCTGCTGGTTAAATTTCAAGAGTTCatcaaaaataatctaataatCGGCCTGGGCAAGGTGACCACCTATTTAGGACATCTACGTGCTTTTCGTGTCATTTTTGGATGTGGATAGAGATTACATTAATccaatatttatacaactaaaaactttaatatacaatgaatggatggagtttaaccgccttaaaataatgtataaagcccatcatgaaattttaccaattaacatgcaaatcaaattcaaaaaagggaaagtgagtacaaattaagaggaacaaatattttttccaaacctaaatacagTCCATTTAaagtgtcagtttgtggaacaacctggattataaaactaaatcatctcagtctatttgtatttaaaaatatatatatatataaaaagcacaattactggaaaaatatatataacacaaggacatgctgttgaattattttgtttaattgttacattgaaagcgtcttgactgcttgctggcatctattttgtgttgatcattAAGTTTTAcgtctttctgtcccctttcatttcttttcgttctttttttaaagaatgaaataaaaatttggaATCTGCTGTATGGGTGGCTTGGTTTTATTGAGGACTATGGAGTTGATCCATATAATTCAATGTTGGACGGCCTGTAATTCTGACAGTATTAAATGatgcaaccctttttttttttttatcccaattCAAACTGAGGTCATGCTGCAAAGAGCCAATGCACAATAACCAGTGTAAACATTTACAGTAGTGTGGCGCAAAATTGAAAGCAACACCTTGCAACTATCCGGGTCAGTAGTCATACTTACACTCTTTCATCATGCCAATGTCCACACAGCGTTTGAGCCGGCATGCCTGGCAGTGGCGCCTGTTGTCCTTGGTGATGGTGCAACTGCCGTTAAAGGGACACGTAAAGGAGGCCTTGCGCTTCATACTGCGCCTAAatccagcaacaacaaaaattctgTTATTACAGCTTATGCAACAATCCGCTGTTGAATGACAAAAATAGATTATTTAACGCTCCAGGTATTCaactaaatacaaaatgtgcttGTCTAAACAGGTTGGATACGAAAGCACTAAACGCACGAGGCAAGGTGAGCATTTGACACTAATCATCGGCATTTGACTTTCAAATCATCAGCGGCACAAAAGTGCGGACGGCTGCCAAGAAATCTCACAGTGCTGGGTAAGTCTTGCCAGAGGCTGATGCAAAATGCCATGTACTGTAAGAGGAGGGCTCATGGT harbors:
- the LOC144056161 gene encoding vitamin D3 receptor B, with protein sequence MEPTVVSTSTLAPDEFDRNVPRICGVCGDKATGFHFNAMTCEGCKGFFRRSMKRKASFTCPFNGSCTITKDNRRHCQACRLKRCVDIGMMKEFILTDEEVQRKKDLIQRRKDEEAQREAEREARRPRLSDEQSQVIATLVEAHHKTFDDSYSDFCRFRPPVREGPVTRSASRAASLHSLSDASSDSFSHSPESVDTKMNFNNLMMMYQEQGSSPDSSEEEASSFSMLPHLADLVSYSIQKVIGFAKMIPGFRELTAEDQIALLKSSAIEVIMLRSNQSFNLEDMSWSCGAPDFKYQISDVTKAGHTLELLEPLVKFQVGLKKLSLHEEEHVLLMAICLLSPDRPGVQDHARIEALQDHLSEALQAYIQLNHPGGSLLYAKMIQKLADLRSLNEEHSKQYRSLSFQPEHSMQLTPLVLEVFGSEVS